The Haloarchaeobius sp. HME9146 genome includes a region encoding these proteins:
- a CDS encoding glutamate-5-semialdehyde dehydrogenase, which produces MTENDTLAQVQEAQTASLELAKLSDETRSEALRAIADAIDARHQEILEANEKDVEAAEEMLAKGEYTQALVDRLKLSDSKLDSIAEMVRSVANQDDPLGKTLSSRELDDGLELYKLSVPIGVIGTVFESRPDALVQIAALSLKSGNAVMLKGGSEAKHSNRVLYDIIREATADQPTGWAQLIEAREDVDRMLEMDEYIDLLMPRGSSRFVEYIQDNTSIPVLGHTEGVCHVFVDREADLDMASDIAYDAKCQYPAVCNAVETLLVHQDVAADFLPEMVARYEEAGVEVRGDERTRELVDVEEATEEDWSTEYGDLVLSIRVVDSLSDAIDHITTYSSKHTESIVTEDSERAARFMRSLDSASVFHNASTRFADGYRYGLGAEVGISTGKTHARGPVGLEGLTTYKYHLEGDGHIVGDYAGEIAKPYTHREFEGAWQPGKLSDE; this is translated from the coding sequence ATGACTGAGAACGACACACTCGCACAGGTGCAGGAGGCACAGACCGCGTCGCTCGAACTGGCGAAGCTGTCCGACGAGACGCGAAGCGAGGCGCTGCGAGCCATCGCAGACGCCATCGACGCCCGCCACCAGGAGATTCTCGAGGCGAACGAGAAGGACGTCGAGGCGGCCGAGGAGATGCTCGCGAAGGGCGAGTATACCCAGGCGCTGGTCGACCGGCTGAAGCTCTCGGACTCGAAGCTCGACAGCATCGCCGAGATGGTCAGAAGCGTCGCGAACCAGGACGACCCGCTCGGGAAGACCCTGAGTTCGCGCGAACTCGACGACGGTCTGGAACTCTACAAGCTTTCAGTCCCGATCGGCGTCATCGGGACCGTCTTCGAGTCCCGCCCCGACGCCCTGGTGCAGATTGCCGCGCTCAGCCTGAAATCGGGCAACGCGGTGATGCTCAAGGGCGGCAGCGAGGCGAAGCACTCCAACCGCGTGCTGTACGACATTATCCGCGAGGCGACCGCGGACCAGCCTACCGGCTGGGCACAGCTCATCGAGGCGCGCGAGGACGTCGACCGCATGCTGGAGATGGACGAGTACATCGACCTGCTGATGCCCCGCGGCAGCTCGCGGTTCGTGGAGTACATCCAGGACAACACCTCGATTCCCGTGCTGGGCCACACCGAGGGCGTGTGTCACGTCTTCGTCGACCGCGAGGCCGACCTCGACATGGCCTCGGACATCGCCTACGACGCGAAGTGCCAGTACCCTGCGGTGTGCAACGCGGTCGAGACACTGCTCGTCCATCAGGACGTGGCCGCCGACTTCCTGCCCGAGATGGTTGCCCGGTACGAGGAGGCCGGTGTCGAGGTTCGCGGCGACGAGCGCACCCGCGAACTCGTCGACGTCGAGGAGGCCACCGAGGAGGACTGGTCGACCGAGTACGGTGACCTCGTGCTCTCCATCCGCGTCGTGGACTCGCTCTCGGACGCCATCGACCACATCACGACCTACAGCTCGAAACACACCGAGTCCATCGTCACCGAGGATTCCGAACGGGCGGCCCGGTTCATGCGGAGCCTCGACTCGGCGAGCGTCTTCCACAACGCTTCGACCCGGTTCGCCGACGGCTACCGGTACGGCCTGGGCGCCGAGGTCGGCATCAGCACCGGGAAGACCCACGCCCGCGGCCCGGTCGGGCTCGAAGGCCTGACGACCTACAAGTACCACCTCGAAGGCGACGGCCACATCGTCGGCGACTACGCCGGCGAGATTGCGAAGCCGTACACGCATCGCGAGTTCGAGGGCGCGTGGCAGCCCGGGAAGCTGTCCGACGAGTAA
- the proB gene encoding glutamate 5-kinase: MTEAIDSTPVDDDAVSAVRKQAAAAERVIVKAGTNSLTDDDSNLDDSKLDKLVDDIYDLRKRGKEVLLVSSGAIGAGAGRLGRTDRTVEEKQALSTVGQSHLMRRYTESFERYDLTIAQILITQQDLDNPERFTNFRNTIETLLDWGIVPIINENDAVATEEIQIGDNDMISASIAIGVDVDLLVTLTDVPGVYTGNPKHDPEAERIPAVGENYDVVQDIIAKSATDGFGGIRTKVEGARDVSEHGIPAIIAESTEPAVLERIANAESVGTIFLPINGDHDD; this comes from the coding sequence ATGACTGAGGCGATAGACAGCACCCCGGTCGACGACGACGCCGTCTCGGCGGTGCGAAAGCAGGCCGCCGCGGCGGAGCGGGTCATCGTCAAGGCGGGGACGAACTCGCTGACCGACGACGACTCCAACCTCGACGACTCGAAGCTCGACAAGCTCGTCGACGACATCTACGACCTCCGCAAGCGCGGCAAGGAGGTGCTTCTGGTCTCCTCGGGGGCCATCGGGGCCGGGGCCGGGCGGCTCGGCCGGACGGACCGGACCGTCGAAGAGAAGCAGGCCCTCTCGACGGTCGGCCAGAGCCACCTCATGCGGCGGTACACCGAGAGCTTCGAGCGGTACGACCTGACCATCGCCCAGATTCTCATCACCCAGCAGGACCTCGACAACCCGGAGCGGTTCACCAACTTCCGGAACACCATCGAGACGCTGCTGGATTGGGGTATCGTCCCCATCATCAACGAGAACGACGCCGTCGCCACCGAGGAGATCCAGATCGGTGACAACGACATGATCTCGGCGTCCATCGCAATCGGCGTCGACGTCGACCTGCTGGTGACCCTCACCGACGTCCCGGGCGTCTACACCGGCAACCCGAAGCACGACCCCGAGGCGGAACGTATTCCGGCCGTCGGCGAGAACTACGACGTGGTGCAGGACATCATCGCGAAGAGCGCGACCGATGGGTTCGGCGGTATCCGGACCAAGGTCGAAGGCGCACGCGACGTGAGCGAACACGGCATCCCCGCCATCATCGCGGAATCGACCGAACCCGCCGTCCTCGAACGCATCGCGAACGCGGAGTCGGTCGGGACCATCTTCCTTCCCATCAACGGTGACCACGATGACTGA
- the proC gene encoding pyrroline-5-carboxylate reductase — MVYVSIIGCGNMGSALAEGLSKAGGYSVTACDLDPDARERVADYCEETTDDPAAATAGADIVVVAVKPDIVGPVLDSIDLSPEQTLVSFAAGVRREYVQARTDATVVRVMPNIAAAYGDMAAAAVAEDLSDEVRAMLGAVGSFVEVDESLMDIATAVNGSGPAFVFYLLEAMKDAGIESGLNPEQAEVLAAQTFKGAGEIVLQDDRSVDELIDAVCSPNGTTIEGMKVLRASDADTAVMDAVEAARKRSVELAEEFRDD, encoded by the coding sequence ATGGTCTACGTGAGTATTATCGGCTGTGGTAACATGGGGAGCGCCCTCGCAGAGGGCCTCTCGAAGGCTGGCGGGTATTCCGTGACAGCCTGCGACCTCGACCCCGACGCTCGTGAGCGCGTCGCGGACTACTGTGAAGAGACGACCGACGACCCCGCGGCGGCGACTGCTGGTGCGGACATCGTCGTCGTCGCCGTGAAACCAGACATCGTCGGCCCGGTGCTCGATTCTATCGACCTCTCGCCCGAGCAGACGCTGGTCTCCTTTGCGGCCGGCGTCCGCCGGGAGTACGTCCAGGCGCGGACCGACGCCACGGTCGTTCGGGTCATGCCGAACATCGCCGCCGCCTACGGCGACATGGCGGCAGCCGCCGTCGCCGAGGACCTGTCGGACGAGGTCCGGGCGATGCTGGGCGCTGTCGGCTCGTTCGTCGAGGTCGACGAGTCCCTGATGGACATCGCGACCGCGGTCAACGGCAGTGGCCCGGCGTTCGTCTTCTATCTTCTCGAAGCGATGAAGGACGCCGGCATCGAGAGCGGTCTCAACCCGGAGCAGGCCGAGGTGCTCGCCGCCCAGACGTTCAAAGGGGCGGGTGAGATCGTCCTGCAGGACGACCGGAGCGTCGACGAACTCATCGACGCGGTCTGTTCGCCCAACGGGACGACCATCGAGGGCATGAAGGTGCTCAGAGCCAGCGACGCGGACACCGCCGTCATGGACGCGGTGGAGGCCGCCCGCAAACGCTCGGTCGAACTCGCGGAGGAGTTCAGGGATGACTGA
- a CDS encoding phytanoyl-CoA dioxygenase family protein, which produces MQLTDSDFAHYQREGYVVVDGLLDESVVERTKRRLQEYVEGYRAEREFSRMLEPKADSLPGDTGGEAAPVRKFEGLGMVREDDAFSDLAEDDGIVSVVQQLQGPNLKLLRSAAMLKPPRVGSEKKFHQDAAYYPIHPMDHVTVWIALDEATTENGCMQVVPGAHTDGLIEHEALEYDTDITLTGRQYGPEDTVALPMEPGDVLFQHCLLPHYTAPNTTDDWRRAFILAYMRGRSRFTDEEPPEWVDSLHITGEEFPGCV; this is translated from the coding sequence ATGCAGCTCACAGACAGCGACTTCGCCCACTACCAGCGCGAGGGGTACGTGGTGGTAGACGGACTGCTCGACGAGTCGGTCGTCGAGCGAACGAAGCGACGGCTCCAGGAGTACGTCGAGGGGTACCGTGCGGAACGGGAGTTCAGTCGGATGCTCGAACCGAAGGCGGACTCGCTCCCCGGGGACACTGGTGGAGAGGCCGCGCCGGTCCGGAAGTTCGAGGGGCTCGGGATGGTGCGCGAAGACGACGCGTTCTCAGACCTCGCCGAGGACGACGGTATCGTCTCGGTGGTCCAGCAGCTCCAGGGCCCGAACCTCAAACTCCTGCGGAGCGCGGCGATGTTGAAGCCGCCCCGGGTCGGCAGCGAGAAGAAGTTCCACCAGGACGCGGCGTACTATCCCATCCACCCGATGGACCACGTCACGGTGTGGATCGCCCTCGACGAGGCGACGACGGAGAACGGCTGCATGCAGGTCGTACCCGGCGCGCACACGGACGGTCTCATCGAACACGAGGCACTGGAGTACGACACCGATATCACGCTGACGGGGAGACAGTACGGCCCCGAAGACACCGTGGCGCTCCCGATGGAGCCCGGCGACGTGTTGTTCCAGCACTGCCTGTTGCCCCACTACACCGCGCCGAACACGACCGACGACTGGCGGCGCGCGTTCATCCTCGCGTACATGCGAGGTCGCTCACGGTTCACCGACGAGGAGCCGCCCGAGTGGGTCGACAGCCTGCACATCACTGGCGAAGAGTTCCCGGGGTGTGTCTGA
- a CDS encoding NRAMP family divalent metal transporter → MATSDSGGRFDALLSRMGPTWLAGAIAAGPATMASLLTAGAGYGYTLLWIVLLSALLGATAQFLAMRLGLLTEAGIVSVVEDRLGSRWAWLLVGDAVLASGLAQLVIMKTVADVSATITGVSNVVWAVVWGVVLAVGLAGGGYRIAEMGAKVLVSLVVLAFVASLVVVPVDLGAAATGLVPQIPAGTSGALAAAGILGGAVHITLITMQSYTMRAKQWTRDEYDLAVTDIGASMLVAFGVYSLAIFLVAAGVLHSAGAVSADGLTATAAAQALGPLVGENAKWLFLLGLWGAAISTLGGNTTVPPYLMADKLGWETDVSDSRYRAAIVVTALVGIGGVFLGGAFFPLLVLVLAFGLVGTPFAIALVLFLLNDTETVSETNSVAANVAGLVLIGVTTVTAGSFLRGQVAAGLGDPITLFVVIFAAVLGVATLGLLALFVRDWGSREPAAQESLD, encoded by the coding sequence ATGGCGACGAGTGACTCCGGGGGCCGATTCGACGCACTGCTCTCCAGGATGGGCCCGACCTGGCTCGCGGGTGCCATCGCGGCCGGTCCGGCCACCATGGCCAGCCTGCTCACGGCCGGTGCTGGCTACGGCTACACCCTCCTCTGGATCGTCCTGCTGTCGGCGCTGCTCGGGGCGACGGCGCAGTTCCTCGCGATGCGGCTCGGGTTGCTGACCGAGGCGGGCATCGTCTCCGTCGTCGAGGACCGGCTCGGCTCGAGATGGGCGTGGCTGCTCGTCGGCGACGCGGTCCTCGCCTCCGGCCTGGCACAGCTGGTCATCATGAAGACGGTCGCCGACGTGAGCGCGACCATCACCGGTGTCAGCAACGTGGTCTGGGCGGTCGTCTGGGGTGTCGTCCTCGCGGTCGGGCTCGCCGGCGGTGGCTACCGTATCGCCGAGATGGGCGCGAAGGTACTCGTCTCGCTCGTGGTGCTCGCGTTCGTAGCCTCACTCGTCGTCGTCCCGGTCGACCTCGGGGCGGCAGCGACGGGGCTCGTCCCACAGATTCCCGCGGGGACCAGCGGCGCGCTCGCCGCCGCGGGCATCCTCGGCGGCGCGGTCCACATCACCCTCATCACCATGCAGTCCTACACGATGCGCGCCAAGCAGTGGACCAGAGACGAGTACGACCTCGCGGTCACCGACATCGGGGCATCGATGCTCGTCGCCTTCGGCGTCTACAGCCTCGCCATCTTCCTCGTGGCTGCAGGCGTCCTGCACTCCGCAGGAGCAGTCTCCGCGGACGGCTTGACAGCGACCGCGGCCGCCCAGGCCCTCGGCCCGCTGGTGGGCGAGAACGCCAAGTGGCTGTTCCTGCTTGGACTCTGGGGCGCGGCCATCTCCACGCTCGGCGGGAACACGACCGTCCCCCCGTACCTGATGGCCGACAAGCTCGGCTGGGAGACCGACGTGTCCGACTCGCGGTACCGGGCCGCCATCGTCGTGACTGCGCTCGTGGGTATCGGCGGCGTCTTCCTCGGCGGCGCGTTCTTCCCGCTGCTGGTGCTGGTGCTGGCCTTCGGGCTGGTCGGGACGCCCTTCGCCATCGCGCTCGTCCTGTTCCTGCTCAACGACACCGAGACGGTGTCGGAGACGAACTCCGTCGCCGCGAACGTCGCGGGACTCGTCCTCATCGGTGTCACCACCGTCACGGCCGGGTCGTTCCTTCGGGGACAGGTCGCTGCGGGTCTCGGTGACCCCATCACGCTGTTCGTGGTCATCTTCGCCGCGGTGCTCGGCGTGGCGACCCTCGGGTTGCTGGCGCTGTTCGTCCGGGACTGGGGCAGCCGCGAGCCAGCCGCACAGGAATCGCTCGACTGA
- a CDS encoding beta-ketoacyl-ACP reductase, whose amino-acid sequence MSLTSERLEPLDRTPLAGKTCVVTGSSRGIGRKIALELARCGGDIVVNYNSSEERATEVTELIEANEGTAMAVGADVSDPEQVELMADEVHDEFGQIDVLVNNAGITRDRTFEEMTYEDWNQVMGVNLNGAFNCTKAFYDDIKAADGGRLINISSVVGQQGNYGQANYATSKGGLIAFTRTIALELARSDSTANCVAPGFTETDMLGEVPERVREKIRAKIPLDRFADPEDIVGLVRFLASEQSSYMTGQVLGVNGGMEW is encoded by the coding sequence ATGTCTCTTACATCAGAACGGCTGGAGCCACTGGACCGAACGCCCCTCGCGGGGAAGACCTGCGTCGTCACCGGTTCGTCGCGCGGTATCGGTCGGAAGATCGCGCTCGAACTCGCCCGCTGTGGGGGCGATATCGTGGTCAACTACAACTCGTCCGAGGAGCGTGCGACGGAGGTCACCGAGCTCATCGAGGCGAACGAGGGAACCGCGATGGCTGTCGGTGCGGACGTCTCTGACCCCGAGCAGGTCGAACTGATGGCAGACGAAGTCCACGACGAGTTCGGCCAGATCGATGTCCTGGTCAACAACGCCGGAATCACGCGGGACCGGACCTTCGAGGAGATGACCTACGAGGACTGGAATCAGGTCATGGGGGTCAACCTCAACGGCGCGTTCAACTGCACGAAGGCGTTCTACGACGACATCAAGGCCGCCGATGGAGGTCGGCTCATCAACATCTCGAGCGTCGTCGGCCAGCAGGGGAACTACGGGCAGGCGAACTACGCGACCTCGAAGGGCGGACTCATCGCGTTCACGCGCACCATCGCGTTAGAACTCGCCCGGAGCGATTCGACGGCGAACTGCGTCGCCCCTGGGTTCACCGAGACGGACATGTTGGGGGAGGTCCCGGAGCGGGTCCGGGAGAAGATTCGCGCGAAGATACCCCTCGACCGGTTCGCCGACCCGGAGGACATCGTCGGTCTCGTCCGGTTCCTGGCCAGCGAGCAGTCGAGCTACATGACCGGGCAGGTGCTCGGGGTCAACGGCGGGATGGAGTGGTAA
- a CDS encoding sodium:proline symporter — MVSTALALSLTVATLVVFTALGLWHSRGRVGSVEDLITARNSAGGRRTTATLVASVMGVWILFSAPEAGAGFGIAAVVGYAIGEAVPMLVYSKLGPRIRQLIPDGHSLTEYAHARYGDTMYGFVVLVSALYMFIFLAAELTGIAGALALVAGVPQWQTAVLVGGFVLLYTGYGGLRASLFTDTVQALLVLPLLLLTFGGAIVALGGPGQVYEGVQTASPTLLDAGFAAGLQFGVALSFAILGAELLNQTWWQRIYAGKDSETVASSFRRASLLNGGLVFFAALFGIIAVGNADVVTDITSSGYNADVAFFVLLQSAFPEWLVLAVVLLALLLVMSSVDTLFNALSSLVTADLARLLSGPSDHQLALGSRAFTVVVAVAAIYVSLRAQSVLRLFFLADLLGAAVAFPLVYGLYSERITGPGALVSSLGGLAVGLAYFPDLRGYITSIPVVGDLLPAADPLYLTSFAGAFLVSAGLALVAARVADADFDFDRLAREIRRLDEPMADGGREQEE, encoded by the coding sequence TTGGTGAGCACTGCGCTCGCGCTCTCGCTCACGGTCGCGACGCTCGTCGTCTTCACCGCCCTGGGGCTCTGGCACTCGCGCGGCCGCGTCGGCTCGGTGGAGGACCTCATCACGGCCCGGAACTCCGCGGGGGGACGGCGGACGACCGCGACGCTGGTCGCGTCGGTCATGGGTGTCTGGATACTGTTCTCAGCTCCGGAAGCCGGTGCAGGATTCGGCATCGCCGCGGTCGTCGGCTACGCCATCGGCGAGGCGGTCCCGATGCTCGTGTACTCGAAACTCGGCCCGCGCATCCGCCAGCTCATCCCGGACGGGCACTCGCTCACCGAGTACGCCCACGCCCGGTACGGGGACACCATGTACGGGTTCGTCGTGCTCGTGAGTGCGCTCTACATGTTCATTTTCCTCGCCGCCGAGTTGACCGGTATCGCGGGCGCGCTCGCCCTGGTCGCCGGGGTTCCCCAGTGGCAGACCGCCGTCCTCGTGGGTGGGTTCGTGCTGCTCTACACCGGATACGGTGGCCTCCGGGCGAGCCTGTTCACCGACACGGTGCAGGCGCTGCTGGTCCTGCCCCTGCTCCTGTTGACGTTCGGTGGCGCAATCGTCGCCCTCGGTGGCCCCGGACAGGTGTACGAGGGCGTACAGACCGCCAGCCCGACGCTGCTGGACGCCGGCTTTGCCGCCGGCCTGCAGTTCGGCGTCGCGCTCTCCTTTGCTATCCTCGGTGCGGAACTGCTCAACCAGACCTGGTGGCAACGAATCTACGCCGGGAAGGACAGCGAGACCGTCGCCAGCAGCTTCAGACGGGCGAGCCTCCTCAATGGCGGCCTCGTCTTCTTCGCCGCACTCTTCGGTATCATCGCGGTCGGAAACGCCGACGTGGTCACGGACATCACGAGTTCGGGCTACAACGCGGACGTGGCGTTCTTCGTCCTCCTGCAGAGCGCCTTCCCCGAGTGGCTCGTCCTCGCGGTCGTCCTGCTCGCGCTGTTGCTCGTCATGAGCTCCGTGGACACGCTGTTCAACGCGCTGTCGAGCCTCGTGACGGCCGACCTCGCCCGCCTCCTCTCCGGTCCGAGCGACCACCAGCTCGCCCTCGGCTCGCGGGCCTTCACCGTGGTCGTCGCGGTCGCGGCCATCTACGTCAGCCTCCGGGCGCAGAGTGTCCTTCGACTGTTCTTCCTCGCGGACCTGCTCGGGGCTGCGGTCGCGTTCCCACTCGTGTACGGACTCTATTCGGAGCGAATCACCGGCCCGGGCGCGCTCGTGAGTAGTCTCGGTGGCCTCGCGGTCGGGCTCGCGTACTTCCCGGACCTTCGGGGGTACATCACGTCTATTCCGGTCGTCGGCGACCTGTTGCCTGCGGCGGACCCGCTGTACCTCACCTCCTTCGCTGGCGCGTTCCTGGTCTCTGCGGGGCTGGCGCTCGTCGCGGCCCGCGTCGCAGACGCTGACTTCGATTTCGACCGGCTCGCCCGGGAGATTCGGCGGCTCGACGAGCCGATGGCAGACGGGGGGCGCGAGCAGGAGGAGTGA
- a CDS encoding TenA family protein has protein sequence MTGEFEQYAAARDEPRFTDWLRERTGADWQAATEHRFTRELGADDVDDATFERYLLQDYAFVETLVGTFGHAVGQAPTMAAKSRLTDFLGSLTDEENDYFERSFEALGVTESEYENPDLLPPTRAFVDLLGRAAAQGDYAETLAVLVPAEWVYLAWATAVADQEQSRFYLAEWVDLHATPAFESFVDWLRSELDRVGAEAAPRRQERLARLFRRTVELEVAFFDAAYGESEAVAGGETRW, from the coding sequence ATGACTGGCGAGTTCGAGCAGTACGCCGCGGCCCGGGACGAACCGCGGTTCACCGACTGGCTTCGAGAGCGGACGGGGGCGGACTGGCAGGCAGCGACCGAGCATCGCTTCACCCGTGAACTCGGTGCCGACGATGTCGACGATGCGACCTTCGAGCGCTACCTCCTGCAGGACTACGCCTTCGTCGAGACGCTGGTCGGGACGTTCGGTCACGCCGTCGGGCAGGCTCCGACGATGGCGGCGAAATCGCGGCTCACCGACTTCCTGGGGAGCCTGACCGACGAGGAGAACGACTACTTCGAGCGGTCGTTCGAGGCACTGGGGGTCACCGAATCCGAGTACGAGAACCCCGACCTGCTCCCGCCGACGCGAGCCTTCGTGGACCTGCTCGGCCGCGCCGCCGCGCAGGGAGACTACGCCGAGACCCTGGCCGTGCTCGTGCCCGCAGAGTGGGTGTACCTGGCGTGGGCGACCGCGGTCGCTGACCAGGAGCAGTCCCGGTTCTACCTCGCGGAGTGGGTCGACCTGCACGCGACGCCCGCGTTCGAGTCGTTCGTCGATTGGCTCCGGTCGGAACTCGACCGGGTCGGGGCCGAGGCTGCACCCCGACGACAGGAACGACTCGCCCGCCTGTTCCGCCGGACGGTCGAACTCGAGGTCGCGTTCTTCGATGCGGCCTACGGTGAATCCGAGGCGGTCGCAGGGGGTGAGACGCGTTGGTGA
- the tenA gene encoding thiaminase II, with product MAFTDEIRAEADACWEAMVEHPMVVRLGDGSLDEEPFRYWVRQDYVYLVEYSRLFALGAAKAPDLDTMGTFAQLLDSTVNTEMDLHRSYAAEFGIDEAELAATRPSPTTRAYTDFLVRTASHGTFGDLVAALLPCMWGFNETGKRLAAQGTPDHEQYAAWVEMYAGEEFSELTEWCKDLLDQVAADGTETDHARYRDLFRTSAQYEYLFWEAAWTEEEWPL from the coding sequence ATGGCGTTCACGGACGAGATACGAGCGGAGGCCGACGCGTGCTGGGAGGCCATGGTCGAGCACCCGATGGTCGTGCGACTCGGTGACGGCAGCCTCGACGAGGAGCCGTTCCGGTACTGGGTCAGACAGGATTACGTCTATCTGGTCGAGTACAGTCGACTGTTCGCGTTGGGGGCCGCGAAGGCACCCGACCTGGACACGATGGGGACGTTCGCACAGCTCCTCGATTCCACGGTCAACACGGAGATGGACCTGCACCGGTCCTACGCCGCCGAGTTCGGCATCGACGAGGCAGAACTCGCGGCGACCCGCCCGTCGCCCACGACCCGGGCCTACACCGACTTCCTGGTTCGGACGGCCTCGCACGGCACCTTCGGCGACCTCGTTGCGGCGCTGCTCCCGTGCATGTGGGGCTTCAACGAGACTGGAAAACGACTCGCGGCGCAGGGCACGCCCGACCACGAACAGTACGCTGCGTGGGTCGAGATGTACGCCGGCGAGGAGTTCAGCGAACTCACCGAGTGGTGCAAGGACCTGCTGGACCAGGTGGCCGCGGACGGGACGGAGACCGACCACGCCCGATACCGTGACCTGTTCCGGACCTCCGCACAGTACGAGTACCTCTTCTGGGAGGCGGCGTGGACCGAGGAGGAGTGGCCGCTATGA
- a CDS encoding HpcH/HpaI aldolase/citrate lyase family protein, whose product MEHLHDAAALRESMRAREPVVGGWVSIGHPAVAEITADAALDFVTIDMEHASMSIETVENLVRAVSVTPGETVPLVRPPSADQVAIKRVLDTGAGGLLVPRVDTPAEAAQVVEASTYPPAGMRGTGAGRASNYGRTLPAYIDAADEALTRIIQVETRDAVDNATEIAAVDGVDALFVGPADLSAALDCHLDFSASEFEDAVGTVLDAAEAEGVPVGVFATAPDQLEEWLDSGFDFAIVGYDAKFLREATDELVAAFEAGIGGSSEAR is encoded by the coding sequence ATGGAACATCTTCACGATGCCGCAGCACTCCGCGAGTCGATGCGAGCCCGCGAGCCCGTCGTCGGTGGCTGGGTCTCTATCGGTCACCCGGCGGTCGCCGAGATAACCGCAGATGCAGCCCTGGACTTCGTCACTATCGACATGGAGCACGCGTCGATGAGCATCGAGACCGTCGAGAACCTCGTGCGCGCGGTTTCGGTCACGCCCGGTGAGACGGTCCCGCTGGTTCGCCCACCCTCGGCCGACCAGGTCGCGATCAAGCGCGTTCTCGACACCGGTGCCGGTGGGTTGCTCGTCCCGCGGGTCGACACGCCCGCCGAGGCAGCACAGGTCGTAGAGGCCTCGACGTATCCGCCTGCGGGCATGCGCGGGACCGGTGCTGGGCGGGCCTCGAACTACGGTCGGACGCTTCCGGCATACATCGACGCCGCGGACGAGGCGCTGACGCGGATAATCCAGGTCGAGACCCGCGACGCTGTCGACAACGCCACCGAGATCGCCGCCGTCGACGGCGTCGATGCCCTGTTCGTCGGCCCGGCGGACCTCTCGGCGGCACTGGACTGCCACCTCGACTTCTCGGCTTCCGAGTTCGAGGATGCGGTCGGAACGGTTCTCGACGCCGCCGAAGCCGAGGGCGTCCCTGTCGGTGTGTTCGCGACTGCTCCCGACCAGCTTGAGGAGTGGCTCGACTCCGGGTTCGACTTCGCTATCGTCGGCTACGATGCGAAGTTCCTGCGGGAGGCGACCGACGAACTGGTCGCCGCGTTCGAGGCGGGAATCGGCGGCTCCAGCGAAGCCCGGTAG